A genomic window from Treponema maltophilum ATCC 51939 includes:
- a CDS encoding anti-sigma factor antagonist: MELKIRKSAEIYIVDVNGEMDLYNSYKLKELIMKMLEKKVRTFIINLEQVDYIDSSGIGALIYICSTIKKMNLKLSITNVHGSVKKVIELTKLMGYFPIASTVEEALGLLSGK, from the coding sequence ATGGAACTGAAAATAAGAAAAAGTGCTGAAATTTACATCGTCGATGTAAACGGTGAAATGGATTTGTACAATTCATACAAATTAAAAGAACTGATAATGAAAATGCTTGAAAAAAAAGTTCGAACTTTCATTATCAACCTTGAACAGGTCGATTATATCGATTCGTCCGGAATAGGCGCATTGATTTATATTTGTTCAACGATTAAAAAGATGAATCTGAAACTTTCGATCACTAATGTTCACGGTTCCGTAAAAAAAGTTATCGAATTGACAAAACTGATGGGATATTTCCCCATCGCAAGCACCGTAGAAGAAGCACTCGGTCTTTTAAGCGGTAAATAA
- a CDS encoding ATP-binding protein — translation MPKTTNEVKELRCDDNDVLFDRTDMLYKEFPSDFRQIRYFTLLIVQSAPMEIKEINLLEQQISEVIKNAVKHGNKCDIKKKVKVWYSFSPTHAHLIVEDEGKGFKDLEKWNEFNRKRLEYLHTQDFEKLADYVSFRTKDSDDQDGGNALFAALEYWNGGFVYTSKRNCVAMLKKFPKKRHGVNLDE, via the coding sequence ATGCCGAAAACAACCAACGAAGTGAAAGAATTACGCTGCGACGACAATGACGTTTTGTTCGATCGCACCGATATGTTGTACAAAGAATTCCCTTCCGACTTCAGACAAATACGTTATTTTACGCTTTTGATCGTGCAGTCCGCGCCGATGGAAATAAAAGAAATCAACCTGCTCGAACAGCAGATAAGCGAAGTGATTAAAAACGCCGTAAAGCACGGAAACAAATGCGATATTAAAAAGAAAGTGAAAGTGTGGTATTCGTTCAGTCCTACCCACGCCCACTTGATTGTCGAAGATGAGGGAAAAGGCTTTAAAGATTTGGAAAAATGGAACGAATTTAACCGCAAGCGCCTTGAATATCTTCATACGCAGGATTTCGAAAAACTCGCCGATTACGTTTCGTTCAGAACCAAAGACAGCGACGATCAGGACGGCGGAAACGCTCTTTTTGCCGCTTTGGAATATTGGAACGGCGGCTTTGTGTATACGAGCAAGCGCAACTGCGTAGCCATGCTTAAAAAATTCCCCAAAAAGCGGCACGGAGTAAACTTGGACGAATAG
- a CDS encoding GAF domain-containing SpoIIE family protein phosphatase, producing MVIDDSLAFIPLLLTLAVNAALLVLFVVLKIKRIRISIFQFLAAIVMLLGCFFAVRTSSLFLAAIAALTQGLLLILYCLVFFYKHTAEQDQRAELPARSARRFVPARSGAKEEEIPLDSRIIQAGKDITEVSTDTISEHSEIPYLLDRINDIVVQNTKADGGAILLVDEFEDLVSVKSLIGDFPPPYKLPEDIAPKELAVKTHFKNADFPFEDNIFGSVVKTGNSELILSPQTDSRIAQNTQEDFLQASSYIFVPIKVRDTVIGIIALARKKTSEKFGQEELLTAQILSDFAGIAVRNVYAFQEKSEYAELTREALIAGNLQQTLYLKKIPPLPALSVGSFLNTVEGVCSDYFDIISARSDRISFILADVTGKSMVSLTIMIMIRAIMRVIVNTPQSASTILSWTNRGIALESAIDHYASLALINYDAAKKEIQFSTAGASPVLYFAAKEKTWKKVSSESEPLGVEKTTKYADHALKLQSGDIIALYTDGLVESVDENGIQYSENRLKEVIGANASRDGKQIADAVNSDLTGFMGNAAFHDDQSLVVLKIQ from the coding sequence ATGGTAATCGATGATTCGTTGGCTTTTATACCGCTTCTTTTAACGCTTGCCGTAAATGCGGCGCTTTTGGTATTATTTGTTGTTTTAAAGATAAAACGCATACGCATAAGCATCTTCCAGTTTTTGGCCGCCATTGTTATGCTTTTGGGGTGCTTTTTTGCTGTAAGAACTTCAAGCTTGTTTTTGGCGGCGATCGCCGCGCTGACGCAGGGACTTTTGCTTATTTTATACTGCCTCGTCTTTTTTTATAAACACACGGCGGAGCAGGACCAAAGGGCGGAATTGCCGGCTCGTTCGGCGCGAAGATTCGTTCCTGCAAGAAGCGGTGCAAAAGAAGAAGAAATTCCCCTCGACAGCCGCATCATACAAGCCGGCAAAGACATCACGGAAGTGTCAACCGACACGATTTCGGAACATTCGGAAATTCCGTATCTGTTGGATCGAATAAACGACATTGTCGTACAAAATACAAAGGCGGACGGCGGCGCTATTTTGCTTGTGGATGAATTCGAAGACTTGGTTTCCGTCAAATCGCTTATCGGAGATTTTCCGCCGCCGTATAAGCTGCCCGAAGACATTGCGCCGAAAGAGCTTGCCGTAAAAACGCACTTTAAAAATGCCGATTTTCCCTTTGAAGACAATATTTTCGGTTCGGTTGTAAAAACGGGCAACAGCGAATTGATTCTTTCGCCGCAAACCGATTCGCGCATAGCGCAAAATACGCAGGAAGATTTTTTACAGGCTTCGTCGTATATTTTCGTACCTATAAAAGTGCGCGACACCGTCATCGGCATTATCGCCCTTGCGCGCAAAAAAACGAGCGAAAAGTTCGGACAGGAAGAACTTTTAACCGCGCAGATTCTTTCGGATTTTGCGGGAATTGCCGTACGAAACGTATACGCATTTCAGGAAAAAAGCGAATATGCCGAACTTACCCGCGAAGCGCTCATCGCCGGCAATTTACAGCAAACGTTGTATTTAAAGAAGATTCCGCCTTTGCCGGCACTTTCGGTCGGCAGTTTTTTAAATACCGTCGAAGGCGTATGCAGCGATTACTTCGACATCATTTCCGCGCGCAGCGACCGCATATCGTTTATACTTGCCGACGTAACCGGAAAATCGATGGTTTCGCTGACGATTATGATTATGATTCGAGCGATAATGCGCGTAATCGTGAACACGCCGCAAAGCGCGTCGACGATTTTAAGCTGGACAAACAGAGGTATTGCGCTCGAAAGCGCTATAGACCACTATGCCAGCCTCGCGCTCATAAACTACGACGCCGCAAAAAAAGAAATACAGTTTTCGACCGCCGGCGCAAGCCCCGTACTGTATTTTGCGGCAAAAGAAAAAACGTGGAAAAAAGTGTCATCGGAATCGGAGCCGCTCGGCGTTGAAAAAACGACAAAATATGCCGATCATGCACTGAAACTGCAAAGCGGCGATATAATTGCACTGTATACCGACGGTCTTGTGGAATCGGTAGACGAAAACGGGATTCAATATTCGGAAAACAGACTCAAAGAAGTTATCGGGGCAAACGCTTCGCGCGACGGTAAACAGATCGCCGATGCGGTAAATTCCGATTTAACCGGCTTTATGGGAAATGCGGCTTTTCACGATGATCAAAGCCTTGTTGTGTTAAAGATACAGTAA